Proteins encoded within one genomic window of Diceros bicornis minor isolate mBicDic1 chromosome X, mDicBic1.mat.cur, whole genome shotgun sequence:
- the DCAF12L2 gene encoding DDB1- and CUL4-associated factor 12-like protein 2 → MAPQQTGSRKRKAPAAEAGAASSSSQGSAAADGEGPLLLKRQKRPAARRSLVRYLKGREVGARGRAGLPGFEGELRGYAVRKLPELLRERELALGTLNKVFASQWLNARQVVCGTKCNTLFVVDVQSGQITRIPLMRDRGPGLARAQPSCGIHAIELNPSKTLLATGGENPNSLAVYQLPTLDPVCLGDRHGHKDWIFAIAWISDTVVVSGSRDGTVALWRMDPDVFNGSIAWHNDAGLPLYAHIRPRDLETIPRASTNPSNRKVRALAFSGKNQELGAVSLDGYFHLWKARSTLSRLLSIRLPYCRENVCLTYCDELSLYAVGSQSHVSFLDPRQRQQNIRPLCSREGGTGVRSLSFYQHIVTVGTGHGSLLFYDVRAQKFLEEKASASPDSSPGPAARKLKLTCGRGWLNHDDLWVNYFGGMGEFPNALYTHCYNWPEMKLFVAGGPLPSGLHGNYAGLWS, encoded by the coding sequence ATGGCCCCGCAGCAAACAGGTAGCAGGAAGCGGAAAGCGCCAGCGGCCGAGGCGGGCGCCGCGAGCTCGTCGTCGCAGGGCTCGGCGGCGGCGGACGGAGAGGGACCGCTGCTGCTCAAGAGGCAGAAGCGGCCGGCGGCGCGGCGCTCGCTGGTGCGCTACCTGAAGGGCCGCGAGGTGGGCGCGCGGGGCCGCGCCGGGCTCCCGGGCTTCGAGGGCGAGCTGCGCGGCTACGCGGTGCGGAAGCTGCCCGAGCTGCTGCGGGAGCGCGAGCTGGCCCTGGGCACCCTCAACAAGGTGTTCGCGTCGCAGTGGCTGAACGCCAGGCAGGTGGTGTGCGGCACCAAGTGCAACACGCTCTTCGTGGTGGACGTGCAGTCGGGCCAGATCACGCGCATCCCCCTGATGCGCGACCGGGGGCCCGGGCTGGCCCGGGCCCAGCCGAGCTGCGGCATCCACGCCATCGAGCTGAATCCCTCCAAGACGCTTCTGGCCACCGGGGGCGAGAACCCCAACAGCCTGGCTGTCTACCAGCTGCCCACCCTGGACCCCGTGTGCCTGGGCGACCGCCATGGCCACAAGGACTGGATCTTCGCCATCGCCTGGATAAGCGATACCGTGGTCGTGAGCGGCTCCCGCGACGGCACCGTGGCGCTGTGGCGGATGGACCCGGACGTGTTCAACGGCAGCATCGCCTGGCACAACGACGCAGGGCTCCCCCTGTATGCCCACATCCGTCCGAGGGACTTGGAGACCATCCCCAGGGCCAGCACCAACCCCAGTAACCGCAAGGTACGGGCTCTGGCCTTCAGCGGCAAGAACCAGGAGCTGGGAGCGGTGTCCCTGGACGGCTACTTCCACCTGTGGAAAGCCCGGAGCACCCTGTCCAGGCTGCTGTCCATCAGGCTGCCCTACTGCCGAGAGAACGTGTGCCTAACCTACTGTGACGAGTTGTCCCTGTACGCGGTGGGCTCCCAGTCCCACGTCTCCTTCCTGGATCCGCGCCAGCGCCAGCAGAACATCCGGCCCCTGTGCTCCCGAGAGGGCGGCACGGGCGTGCGCTCGCTGAGCTTCTACCAGCACATCGTCACCGTGGGCACGGGCCACGGCTCCCTGCTCTTCTATGACGTCCGCGCTCAGAAGTTCCTGGAAGAGAAGGCCTCGGCCAGCCCGGACTCCTCTCCTGGGCCCGCAGCGAGGAAGCTCAAGCTCACCTGTGGCAGAGGCTGGCTCAACCACGACGACCTGTGGGTGAACTACTTTGGCGGCATGGGCGAGTTCCCCAACGCGCTCTACACTCACTGCTACAACTGGCCTGAGATGAAGCTCTTCGTGGCTGGGGGGCCTCTCCCTTCAGGCCTGCACGGGAACTACGCAGGCCTGTGGAGCTAA